A region of Candidatus Dormiibacterota bacterium DNA encodes the following proteins:
- a CDS encoding transketolase C-terminal domain-containing protein encodes MTEPAAGRTMVQVLHDTLRAEMARDPSVVVLGQDVGVKGGVFKVTDGLQAEFGPVRVLDTPISEIAIAGAAIGAAMMGLRPVAEFQFADYMHPAYDQIVNQAATMRWRSVGAWSVPVVFRAPCGGGVRGGVYHSQSIEALYGHIPGLKVVVPATPGDAGGLLRAAIRDDDPVVFLEHKALYRRGREVVTGDTEVIPIGVARVDRAGGDVSVITYGMGVHLAREAAERCAAEGVETEIVDLRTVSPFDREAVARTVARTGKVLLLHEANRTMGPAAEIAAFIAEELFTELDAPVLRIGADDCHLPYNASEEAAILPDVGRVTGAIRRLAAH; translated from the coding sequence GTGACTGAGCCGGCGGCGGGCCGGACGATGGTGCAGGTGCTCCACGACACCCTGCGCGCGGAGATGGCGCGCGACCCGAGCGTGGTGGTGCTGGGGCAGGACGTCGGCGTCAAGGGCGGGGTGTTCAAGGTCACCGACGGGCTCCAGGCGGAGTTCGGGCCGGTGCGGGTGCTGGACACGCCGATCTCCGAGATCGCCATCGCCGGGGCGGCGATCGGGGCCGCGATGATGGGGCTGCGACCGGTGGCCGAGTTCCAGTTCGCCGACTACATGCACCCCGCCTACGACCAGATCGTCAACCAGGCGGCGACGATGCGCTGGCGGAGCGTGGGCGCGTGGTCGGTGCCGGTGGTGTTCCGCGCCCCCTGCGGCGGCGGGGTGCGCGGCGGCGTCTATCACTCGCAGAGCATCGAGGCGCTCTACGGGCACATCCCCGGCCTGAAGGTGGTGGTCCCCGCCACCCCCGGCGACGCCGGTGGGCTGCTGCGCGCCGCCATCCGCGACGACGACCCGGTGGTGTTCCTCGAGCACAAGGCGCTCTACCGCCGCGGCCGCGAGGTGGTGACCGGCGACACCGAGGTCATCCCCATCGGGGTCGCCCGGGTGGACCGCGCGGGCGGCGACGTCTCGGTGATCACCTACGGCATGGGTGTGCACCTCGCCCGCGAGGCGGCGGAGCGATGCGCCGCCGAGGGGGTGGAGACGGAGATCGTCGACCTGCGCACGGTCTCGCCCTTCGACCGCGAGGCGGTGGCCCGCACCGTCGCCCGCACCGGCAAGGTGCTGCTCCTGCACGAGGCCAACCGCACCATGGGCCCGGCCGCCGAGATCGCCGCCTTCATCGCCGAGGAGCTCTTCACCGAGCTCGACGCCCCGGTGCTCCGGATCGGCGCCGACGACTGCCACCTCCCCTACAACGCCTCCGAGGAGGCCGCGATCCTTCCCGATGTGGGCCGGGTCACCGGGGCGATCCGCCGCCTCGCCGCCCACTGA